One Nocardiopsis gilva YIM 90087 genomic window, CGACTTCGAGGGGGCGTTCCTGGCCGCCGAGTTCGTCCCGGCCGGGCTCCCCGCCGACCTGCCGGGTCTATGCACCCTGCGTACCCTGCGCTCGCAGGTCGACCTGGACCGCTACGCCCTGCCGCGGGCCAGCCACACCCTCACCGGCCACTGGCCCAGCGGACAGCACACGGCGCTCGGCGACGCCCGTGCCTGCGCCCAGCTGCTGGCCGAGCTGCTGTACAACGCGCCCGGTGAACTCCGCTACGTCGGCCCCGACCCCAAGCGGCTGACCGGGGCAGAGAGCGGAGAAACAGTCCGGCTCAAACCGCGCACGCCGGTGGCGCGCGGTCTGCGGCTGTCCGCGGTCCGCGAGGGCGCGGCCCGGCCTCTGGCGCCGTGGCCGAGCCGCTGGCGGCCGCTGGAGTTCGACCCCGCCCTGTGCGGGGGCAGGTTCGGCGCGGTCGAACGAGGGCTGGCCACGCAGGACGCGCGGCGCCGTGCGGTGACCCGGGACGCGCTG contains:
- a CDS encoding 3'-5' exonuclease, with protein sequence MVDVPDEGRAGSRAFRRGALTRSRSAGRCAKELDYAVVDVETTGLDPDQGARVCEIAVVRMRGDGTVTRELNTLVNPGVPVTGQEFHSIGASDVIGAPQAADLVGILAELFSGAVVVGHKLDFEGAFLAAEFVPAGLPADLPGLCTLRTLRSQVDLDRYALPRASHTLTGHWPSGQHTALGDARACAQLLAELLYNAPGELRYVGPDPKRLTGAESGETVRLKPRTPVARGLRLSAVREGAARPLAPWPSRWRPLEFDPALCGGRFGAVERGLATQDARRRAVTRDALAASAALAGVAASTAAARMLLRRLG